CGAAACCGGCTGAAATTCACGTTGCCCGGCCCGATGACGATCATCGACACCATCGCCGACCAATATTACGGCGACCGCGTCAAGATGGCGTTCGCCTTCGCGGAGCTGTTGAACCAGGAAGCCAAGGCGTTGCAGGCCGACGGCGTCGACATGATCCAGTTCGACGAGCCGGCCTTCAATGTCTACATGGACCAGGTGCGCGACTGGGGCATCAAGGCGCTGGAGCACGCCGCCGAGGGCCTCACCTGCGCCACCGCCGTGCACATCTGCTACGGCTACGGCATCAAGGCCAACACCGATTGGAAAGAAACCCTCGGCGGCGAATGGCGGCAGTATGAGGAGACCTTCCCGGTCATCGACAAGAGCACGATCCAGCAGGTCGCGATCGAGTGCCGCAACTCGAAGGTGCCGATCGAGCTGCTCGCGGCGCTCCCCGGCAAGATCGTGCAGGCCGGCGTGATCGACGTCGCCAGCGACGAGATTGAAACCCCTGAGGATGTCGTCAAGGTGATCGAGGCGGTCGCCAAGCATGTGCCGAAAGGCAACATCATCGCGACCACCAATTGCGGCATGGCGCCGATGCGGCGGGACATCGCCGAAGCCAAGCTGATCGCGCTCGGTGCCGGCGCCAAACTGGCACGGCAACGGCTCGCGTAGGGATGCCGGCGGTTCAGCCGAGCGCGACCGCCGCGCTCGGATGCAACGCCGGCCGATAGCCGGCCTGAAATGCACGGACGGTCGACGGCGGCGTCAGCAGCATCGCGGGCGCAGCCCCCTCGGCGCGCTCGTAACCGGCAAAGGACCACCGCAGCACTTTTCCCTTGGAGACGAGATAGCTCTCCCCGTTCGCTTGCACCATCGTGCCATCAGGCAGTTCGTTCACCGGCACCGGCAACGGATGCAGCCGCTTCTTCCGGCGATCCAGCCGCTCGGAATGCAGCACCGCATCCATCGCCTTGGCGCTGAGATCACTCGCCCCGTTGCCCTGCTCCCAGGCGGCGCGAAACCGGTCGGCGTCG
The window above is part of the Bradyrhizobium sp. PSBB068 genome. Proteins encoded here:
- a CDS encoding methionine synthase, which translates into the protein MLFPTTIAGSLPKPEWLAEPNMLWAPWKSDGAELARAKRDATVLAVKLQEDAGVDIVTEGEQARQHFVHGFLERIEGIDFAHKVEMGIRKDRYKAMVPQVVAPLQLKGRVHENEARAARAHTRNRLKFTLPGPMTIIDTIADQYYGDRVKMAFAFAELLNQEAKALQADGVDMIQFDEPAFNVYMDQVRDWGIKALEHAAEGLTCATAVHICYGYGIKANTDWKETLGGEWRQYEETFPVIDKSTIQQVAIECRNSKVPIELLAALPGKIVQAGVIDVASDEIETPEDVVKVIEAVAKHVPKGNIIATTNCGMAPMRRDIAEAKLIALGAGAKLARQRLA